The DNA region ATATCGTATTTTTCGGTCTAATTGTCTTTAAATCGGAAGTGTTGACTAATACTGGTTTTATAAGCGTTTGTGCTTCAAAACGGCTTGCTAAAGACTTTAAAAATTCATATTTATTCATTGATTCTTCTGAACCAATGTTTAGTATTCCTTTTATATCGTTTTTTTCCAGAATATACTTAATTATTTTAGCAAGCTGTCTGGTGTAGACCGGATTAAAAAACACATCCGTAAAACCATTTATGCTCTTTTTTGAGGTAAAATTTTCAAGCGCCCACTCCACTAAGGAATTTCCCGGAGGCACGTGAAAACCGTAAATATTTGTGCGAATAACGAGGGAATTTTTATTTATTGCCATTGCCGTTTTCTCGCCCATTAACTTACTTTGGGCATAATAATTCAAGGGATCAGGCCGATCAGACTCTTTATACGCGCCTGTTTTTCCGTTGAAAACAGAATCAGTGGATATATAAACGAATTTTGTCTTATTTTCTTTGTAAGAAGCTAAAATCTCCGTTGCCTTAATATGTAAAAGATCCGCTTCTCTTTTGTTTTGTTCGCATAAATCCAGGTTAACTATAGCCGCAGAGTGTATGATTATGTTCGGTTTGACGCTTGATACAATCTTTTTTAGACTTTTTATGTCTCTCAGATCGGCTATTATAAAACAGACTTTCGGGTTTTTCGGTTTTCTGCTTCTTATGATGCCGAAGACATTGTATTTTTTGTTTTTACTGAAAATATCGGTTATTTCTCTGCCAAGCATCCCGTTGGCGCCGGTTATGAGAATTCTTTTGGGCATATATTTATGAATATAAAATACTATCCGTAATCTTACATGTCAAGAAAATCTGATGGTAATATTTCTTGTACATTTCCTTTTTTCTTTTTTGTAGAATTTTTGTGAAAATGTTATCCTGTATTCAATGTCTCAACAATATTCAAAAATATTAAGTTACGCGGTTAAAGCCGGAATTTTTATTTTGCCAATCACGGCTTTTATGGTTTCTTCCGTCATGTTTTTCCCGTTTATTACGGGAAAAAATTTTTTCTTTCGCGCTGCGGTGGAAATTTTATTCGCGCTTTGGCTGGTTTTGGCGATTTTGGATAAAAAATACCGGCCGGGCATTTCGCCGCTTTTTTACGCGGTTACCATCACGGTTTTAATTTTGGTTTTTTCCACGATTTTCGGCGATAATCCGTATCGCAGTTTTGGTCCAATTATGAAAGAATGGAGGGTTTAATCGGCCATTTGCACCTTTTTGCTTATTTTTTGGTTTTAATCAGCGTTTTAAAAGCCGGGCGCGATTGGCGCTGGTTTTTCTATGTTTTAGCCGGTTCCGGCGCGGCTATGGCTTTTTACGGCTGGCTGCAGTATTTTGGCGCAGCCGCCATTTCTTCACAGAGCGGACCGCGCGTTGACGGAACTTTTGGCAATGCTTCCTATCTGGCGATTTTTATGGTTTTTCAGGCGTTTTTGGCGTTTTATTTTTTCTTAAAATCTCGGCAAAATTGGCTAAAAATTATTTTTGCCGCGCTTTTTATTCTGGAAGCGCCGATCATAATTTTTACTTCAACGCGGGGCGCGATTCTTGGTTTTTTGGGCGGATTGTTTTTGTCAGCTTTGTTTTTGATTATTTTTTCAGAAAATAAGCGGGTTAAAACTGCGGCAATCGCGGCGGCCGGCGCGATTATTTTATTTGTCGGCCTTTTTTGGATTTTTAAAGATTCGGATTTTATCAGAAACAATTACATTCTTGTCCGTTTCAGCGATATTTCTTTTCAGGAAGGAACCGTTGAATCTCGTTTTACCATTTGGAAAATGTCTTTTAAAGGATTTAAAGAACATCCGATTTTAGGTTGGGGAATTGAAAATTATAATTTGGTTTTCAATAAATATTATGATCCGGTTATGTGGAAGCAGGAACCATGGTTTGACCGTTCGCACAATGTGATTTTTGACTGGCTTATTTCCAGCGGCTTATTCGGCCTTTTGGCGTATCTCGGCATTTTTGCCAGCACTCTTTATATTCTTTGGCGTAAATATGTTAAAGATTCAATGTTTAGCGCGGAGGCGATAGTTTTTACCGGCCTTTTCGCCGCTTATTTTTTTCATAATCTCTTTGTTTTTGACAATTTAATTTCTTATTATATGTTTTTTTCCATTTTAGGATTTATTCATTTTCAATTTCAAGAATCTCAAGATGAAAAAAATATAAATATAAATGAAAATATCTCAAAGGAAGTTTCTTTAGGATTAGGCCAAATGCTCGGCATCTTCGCGGTTTTTATTGTTCTTCTTTTTTCTCTTTATTTTGCCAATCTTAAACCGGTTCTCGCTAATCGCGCTCTTTTAGACACTCTAAAAGACATAAGTATTAAAGGACAAGATGCAGATGCTATTCTAAAGGACTTTGATAAAGTTTTTGCTTATCAGACATTTGGCACCGGTGAAGCCAGAGAACAATTATCCGGTTATACTAATGATATTATAAAGATTAATCTGCCGAATGAAGTAAAAATTAAAGTTGTCAATAAAAGTATAGAAGAAATGCTAAAGCAAGTGGCGGAAAATCCTGAAGACGCGCGCGGCTATATCTTTTTATCCGCGCTTTACAGTGATGTCGGAAAACAAAATGAAGCGCTCGCGGTTTTAAATAAAGCGCTGGAACTTTCTCCAAAGAAACAGCAAATATATTTCTTGGCGGCCGATGTTTATATGGCTTTAAATCAGAATGATAAGGCGATGAAAGCCATGCAACTTGCTTATGATTTTGACCAAAACAATACCGCGGCTGCCGAAGGTTTGGCTATTACCGCGATTGTCGCCGGTAAGCCGGAATATGCCGAAGAACTTCTTTTAAAGCATTTTAACGCTGTTATTATCGGGGATCAAAAATTTGTTAACGCTTACGCTCGCGTCGGAAATTTCGCCCGGGTTAAAGATATTTGGCTTTTAATCATAGAAAAAGAGCCAAATAACGCCCAGTACCGCGTTAATCTCGCCGCTACTTATCTGCAATTAAATGAACGAACCAAAGCTGTTAAAGAACTGGAAAAAGCCATTGAATTAAATCCTGATTTTAAAGGACAAGGAGAATATTTTATTAAGGAAATAAAGGCCGGAAGAAATCCATAAGTTGATTGGGCGTCATTTTGCATAGTTATCCACAGTTTTATTTTAGCGTCTTTCTTAAATGTTGTATTATTAAATTAAGTGTTTTAAAAAAACACAAAAGTTTTATTAAAAATAGTCGTCTAAAATTATTAGCTTAATTATTATTTAAAAATTATTCTATGAATAGATTTTTTAATACGCGAAAGACATCCGGCATTATTTTTGCCAGCGTGATGTCTTTTCTTTTAGTGGTTTTAGTTACGCAGGCGGCCTCAACGATCAGCACGAACATTTCTACCGGCGGCACTTTGACAGTTAGCGGTTTATCCACATTTAACGGGAGCGTCCATGCTTCTTCTACGCTTCTGGTGACTGACGTGACAAGGCATTATGAAACAGTGGCTTTCAGCAATTCTTCCGCCGCTCCTACGGCAGTGAATGGCGGTATTTATTATGATACCGATGATTTATTACTTAAACTTTATGACGGCACGAACTGGGTGAATGTCGCGACTTCCACCGGCGGATCGGGTATTGTTGTTTCCGGAAACCGGATGCAGCTTAATTCGTTAAGCAGTTATTTTACGTTTGGCACAACCACCCAACAAGGGCTTTCAATGATGACTTTGGAAGGAACTTCTACGGCCGCCATTCCTTTGACTTTAGTGGCGTATAATGCCGCGACCGCCAATACTTTTCAGATCCGAGACAATACCAGTGGCGTCAGTCTTCTTTATGTTAATGCTACGGGCGGTCTTTTTGGTTCCAGCACCGCGCAATTTACCAGTCCGCTGACCACTTATGGTTCTGATGTTTTGGGTGACGCGGTTGGCGACACGCTTACCATTAATTCCGGCACCGTGGCGATGGGTAACTTGGCGACTACGACTGTAGCCAATGCTAAACACAATGTTTGGAGCATTGCGACTTCTACTTCTATTATTCCAACTTTTACTGTAAGCACTATTTCCTCGCCAAGCGGACGAGTCGGTATTGGCACTCGAGCTCCAAATACCACTTTTGAGGTTGTCGGCACGGCCAGTTCAACTAGTTTAGTGGTCGGCGGCGACAGCACCAACGGCACAATAACGGGAATAATTTCTGGTATTTGTACTTTTAGCAATAAAACTATTGCGGCATCCACTACCGTTGGCGTACAATGCGCGGCAACCGGAGTGCGGACCGGCGATAGAGTTTTTGTGACCGCGACAAGTTCTTTGCCTCAAAACTTTATTATTTCTTCCGCTTCTTCAACAGCGGCTGACACTATTGGTTTGTATATTTACAACAGTGGCCAGACAAGTACGACGACGACCTCGAGCACTAATAGCAATACCGCTCTTAATTTCTTCGCCATTCGTTAATTAATCTTTAACAACCAAACTTATTATGACTAATTATGACTAAGATTTACTTAATAATCTTATCGTTAATGGTGATGCCGATATTGGCAATGGCCGCTTATGATGACGTGATTTTAAACCCGAATGCGGTTATCACAGTAGGAGGGATTGATCTTACCGTATCCGGCAATGGCGGTTCTATGGAATCTATTTCCGTTGATGGAAGTACTATTACGGTGATAATGCCCGCCAGTTCTTATTTGCAGATTACTTCTTCTGATCGCCGGGTGATGACTGTTGCTAATGCTGACGCGGTGGAAGTTTCCTCCACTTGTTCTTCTTCAGAAAGCGTTTATACTTTTAGCGCTCCGGCGTTGATTACCACTGATACTTTTACGATTACGCCTACTTCTAGCACTTGCGCGTCCGGCGGTGGCGGCGGCGGAGGCGGAGGCGGAGGCGGCGGTGGAGGCGGAGGCGGTGGAGGCGCTCCCACTATTCCATCTCAAACTGCGGCAGCAGTTGTTCCCGCGGTTACAACAGTGCCGGCTGTCTACATAGCCCAGCCTTCAGGCGCAGCGATTAGTGTTTCCCCGGTTTTCAGCCGAACTTTAAAAAAAGGAATGAGCCATTCCGATGTTAAGCGCCTTCAACAGTTCTTAAACTCTGATCCTGACACTAAGATTACTTCTTCGGGCATTGGTTCTCCGGGAAACGAAACCGAATATTTCGGTTCTCTCACGGAAAAAGCGGTTCAGNNNNNNNNNNNNNNNNNNNNNNNNNNNNNNNNNNNNAAAGGAATGAGCCATTCCGATGTTAAGCGCCTTCAACAGTTCTTAAACTCTGATCCTGACACTAAGATTACTTCTTCGGGCATTGGTTCTCCGGGAAACGAAACCGAATATTTCGGTTCTCTCACGGAAAAAGCGGTTCAGAAATTTCAGGAAAAACACAGTTTAGCCAAACCAGGCGATGTTGGCTATGGTTTTGTCGGGCCAAAGACCAGAGTAAAATTGGAAGAAATTTATAGCCAGGGGACAACTGCGCCTTCAGCGTCTTCGGCTGTTCCGGCCGGAACTTCCGCTCAAGAAGCTGCGCTTAAAGCCCAGTTGGATAATCTTCAAAAACAGCTCAATGAAATGCTGAAAAAATTAAATGCTTCACAATAATTAGAAAATTAGAGTTAGTTTGTTTTTGACAGTATAAAAAATGCCCTTAAAAGCGGGCATTTTTTATTAACGGCGAGGAGTAAAATGAAAACCTATGGAATTAGAGGTTAGATTAAAAGAAAAATTAAATTGCTTAGCCGCGTGGTTCAGCTAAAACAGAATAAAAAATTCCAAGGAGAGTATTAAGATGCGCGTCCCAGGAAAATTTCTCTTGTAAAATCTTTTCCGCGCCGGTTATTAATTTATTTTGCAGCTCTTTATTGCCAAGGAGTTTTTCTATTGTTTCCGCCAATTTTTGCGGATTATTTGGCGGGACCAGAAGTCCGGTTACTCCGTCATAGACCGCTTCATCGGTGCCGGGGAT from Candidatus Niyogibacteria bacterium includes:
- a CDS encoding O-antigen ligase family protein; the protein is MEGLIGHLHLFAYFLVLISVLKAGRDWRWFFYVLAGSGAAMAFYGWLQYFGAAAISSQSGPRVDGTFGNASYLAIFMVFQAFLAFYFFLKSRQNWLKIIFAALFILEAPIIIFTSTRGAILGFLGGLFLSALFLIIFSENKRVKTAAIAAAGAIILFVGLFWIFKDSDFIRNNYILVRFSDISFQEGTVESRFTIWKMSFKGFKEHPILGWGIENYNLVFNKYYDPVMWKQEPWFDRSHNVIFDWLISSGLFGLLAYLGIFASTLYILWRKYVKDSMFSAEAIVFTGLFAAYFFHNLFVFDNLISYYMFFSILGFIHFQFQESQDEKNININENISKEVSLGLGQMLGIFAVFIVLLFSLYFANLKPVLANRALLDTLKDISIKGQDADAILKDFDKVFAYQTFGTGEAREQLSGYTNDIIKINLPNEVKIKVVNKSIEEMLKQVAENPEDARGYIFLSALYSDVGKQNEALAVLNKALELSPKKQQIYFLAADVYMALNQNDKAMKAMQLAYDFDQNNTAAAEGLAITAIVAGKPEYAEELLLKHFNAVIIGDQKFVNAYARVGNFARVKDIWLLIIEKEPNNAQYRVNLAATYLQLNERTKAVKELEKAIELNPDFKGQGEYFIKEIKAGRNP
- a CDS encoding SDR family oxidoreductase — translated: MPKRILITGANGMLGREITDIFSKNKKYNVFGIIRSRKPKNPKVCFIIADLRDIKSLKKIVSSVKPNIIIHSAAIVNLDLCEQNKREADLLHIKATEILASYKENKTKFVYISTDSVFNGKTGAYKESDRPDPLNYYAQSKLMGEKTAMAINKNSLVIRTNIYGFHVPPGNSLVEWALENFTSKKSINGFTDVFFNPVYTRQLAKIIKYILEKNDIKGILNIGSEESMNKYEFLKSLASRFEAQTLIKPVLVNTSDLKTIRPKNTILDINKLKKILGGKTLKISKGLSELKKDYLKEIKKSKYEKN
- a CDS encoding peptidoglycan-binding protein produces the protein KGMSHSDVKRLQQFLNSDPDTKITSSGIGSPGNETEYFGSLTEKAVQKFQEKHSLAKPGDVGYGFVGPKTRVKLEEIYSQGTTAPSASSAVPAGTSAQEAALKAQLDNLQKQLNEMLKKLNASQ